One region of Thermoanaerobaculia bacterium genomic DNA includes:
- the nuoH gene encoding NADH-quinone oxidoreductase subunit NuoH gives MSPAALQTLLTAVKILLIVLVVPAVVGFVIVYAERRIMGFMQGRLGPNRVGPQGLLQGLADLLKLMTKEDLTPTRAEKVSHFLGPVLSVIPALTALALIPFGESIRIAGVSTPLWVADVNVGLLFLLGITSIGVYGIILGGWASNNKFSLLGGLRSAAQLVSYEVPMGLSIVAVLLMSRSLSLVEIVRVQDRLHLWFVFPGLLSFFLYFVSGIAETNRNPFDLPEAESELVSGFNTEYSGIKFAFYFLGEYTAMIVVSSVAVTLFFGGWLPPFPHLLPGLRVVPGMIWFLAKVGVFIFCYIWFRSTFPRYRFDQLMNLGWKWLIPMALANIMIVAGCVLADTRHGRGLRVLGWVFTAFFVLLFGLSRLRRRLAAAEAR, from the coding sequence GTGAGCCCGGCGGCGCTCCAGACGCTCCTGACGGCGGTGAAGATCCTCCTGATCGTCCTCGTCGTGCCGGCCGTCGTCGGGTTCGTGATCGTCTACGCCGAACGGCGGATCATGGGCTTCATGCAGGGACGGCTCGGCCCGAACCGGGTGGGTCCGCAGGGACTCCTGCAGGGGCTCGCGGACCTCCTGAAGCTCATGACGAAGGAGGACCTGACGCCGACCCGCGCGGAGAAGGTCAGCCATTTCCTCGGGCCGGTGCTCTCGGTCATCCCGGCCTTGACCGCGCTCGCCCTGATCCCGTTCGGCGAGAGCATCCGGATCGCCGGCGTCTCGACCCCGCTCTGGGTCGCCGACGTCAACGTCGGGCTCCTCTTCCTCCTCGGGATCACCTCGATCGGCGTGTACGGGATCATCCTCGGCGGCTGGGCGTCGAACAACAAGTTCTCGCTGCTGGGCGGATTGCGTTCCGCCGCCCAGCTGGTCTCCTACGAGGTGCCGATGGGGCTTTCGATCGTCGCCGTGCTCCTGATGTCGCGGTCGCTCTCGCTCGTCGAGATCGTGCGCGTGCAGGACCGGCTGCACCTCTGGTTCGTCTTCCCGGGACTCCTCTCGTTCTTCCTCTACTTCGTCTCGGGAATCGCCGAGACGAACCGCAACCCGTTCGACCTCCCGGAGGCGGAGTCGGAGCTCGTCTCGGGCTTCAACACCGAATACTCCGGGATCAAGTTCGCGTTCTACTTCCTCGGCGAGTACACGGCGATGATCGTCGTCTCCTCCGTCGCGGTGACGCTGTTCTTCGGGGGGTGGCTCCCGCCCTTCCCGCACCTGCTGCCGGGACTCCGCGTCGTGCCCGGAATGATCTGGTTCCTGGCGAAGGTCGGCGTCTTCATCTTCTGCTACATCTGGTTCCGGTCGACCTTCCCGCGCTACCGGTTCGACCAGCTCATGAACCTGGGCTGGAAGTGGCTGATCCCGATGGCGCTCGCCAACATCATGATCGTCGCGGGATGCGTCCTCGCCGACACCCGGCACGGGCGGGGCCTGCGCGTCCTCGGCTGGGTGTTCACGGCGTTCTTCGTCCTCCTCTTCGGGCTCTCGCGGCTCCGGCGGCGGCTCGCCGCCGCGGAGGCAAGGTAG
- a CDS encoding NADH-quinone oxidoreductase subunit D gives MELNFGPQHPSTHGVLRIVLKVDGEKIVDAIPDIGYLHRGTEKLFETETYPMAIPHTDRMDYVSAATSNHAYCLTVEKLLGVEVPRRAQLIRVVLDELQRLSSHLVWLGTSGIDLGAVTPFWYCFREREQILDFFEEYCGARLTLNCMRIGGLPFDLTPGWVEAVGSFIDDFPSRIDEYETLLTDNRIWKKRTVGIGVISAEECVEWGLTGPVIRGSGVEWDLRRAQPYECYDELDFVVPTGKNGDTYDRYLVRIAEMRQSARIIRQCLDRLEPGEIKGKVPRVIKPVAEEVYASVESPKGEIGFYLVSNGTNKPYRLHVRPPSFINLQALPRLARGHLVSDLVALIGTVDIVLGEVDR, from the coding sequence ATGGAGCTCAACTTCGGGCCCCAGCATCCGTCCACGCACGGGGTGCTGCGGATCGTCCTGAAGGTCGACGGCGAGAAGATCGTCGACGCGATCCCGGACATCGGGTATCTCCACCGCGGCACCGAGAAGCTCTTCGAGACCGAGACGTATCCGATGGCGATCCCGCACACCGACCGCATGGACTACGTCTCCGCGGCGACGAGCAACCACGCGTATTGCCTGACGGTCGAGAAGCTCCTCGGCGTCGAGGTCCCGCGGCGCGCGCAGTTGATCCGCGTCGTCCTCGACGAGCTCCAGCGGCTCTCCTCCCATCTCGTGTGGCTGGGGACCTCCGGGATCGACCTCGGCGCGGTGACGCCCTTCTGGTACTGCTTCCGGGAACGGGAGCAGATCCTCGATTTCTTCGAGGAGTACTGCGGCGCGCGCCTGACGCTCAACTGCATGCGGATCGGCGGCCTGCCGTTCGATCTGACGCCGGGGTGGGTCGAGGCCGTCGGTTCCTTCATCGACGACTTCCCCTCCCGGATCGACGAGTACGAGACGCTGCTCACCGACAACCGGATCTGGAAGAAGCGCACGGTCGGGATCGGGGTGATCTCGGCCGAGGAGTGCGTCGAGTGGGGGCTCACGGGACCGGTGATCCGCGGCTCGGGCGTCGAGTGGGACCTCCGGCGCGCCCAGCCCTACGAATGCTACGACGAGCTCGACTTCGTCGTTCCGACCGGGAAGAACGGCGACACCTATGACCGGTACCTCGTCCGGATCGCCGAGATGCGGCAGTCGGCGAGGATCATCCGGCAGTGCCTCGACCGGCTCGAGCCGGGCGAGATCAAGGGGAAGGTCCCGCGCGTCATCAAGCCGGTCGCCGAGGAGGTCTACGCGTCGGTCGAGTCTCCGAAGGGGGAGATCGGCTTCTACCTCGTCTCCAACGGCACGAACAAGCCGTACCGCCTCCACGTGCGCCCGCCGTCGTTCATCAACCTGCAGGCGCTTCCGCGCCTGGCGCGCGGGCACCTCGTCTCGGATCTCGTCGCGCTGATCGGCACCGTCGACATCGTGCTCGGCGAGGTGGACCGGTGA
- a CDS encoding NADH-quinone oxidoreductase subunit J, which produces MGGELLTGLSGGIFAVFALLAVVCAISVVLARNPIHSALFLLATFLMVAGIFFLQSAEFVGAVQILVYAGGIMVLFLFVIMLVNVQQLPTTEPYQKQIVAAVVLGFVLNVLFDAQLVLQPLAGGAPFSPDAFRDVAGRALGNTQAVAWGLYREYLLPFEIASVFLLVAIVGAVVLGRRSVEKMD; this is translated from the coding sequence ATGGGGGGCGAGCTCCTCACCGGCCTCTCGGGCGGGATCTTCGCCGTCTTCGCCCTGCTCGCGGTCGTCTGCGCGATCTCGGTCGTGCTCGCGCGCAACCCCATCCACTCGGCGCTCTTCCTGCTGGCGACCTTCCTGATGGTCGCCGGGATCTTCTTCCTGCAGAGCGCGGAGTTCGTGGGCGCCGTGCAGATCCTCGTCTACGCCGGCGGGATCATGGTGCTCTTCCTCTTCGTGATCATGCTCGTCAACGTGCAGCAGCTCCCGACGACCGAGCCGTACCAGAAGCAGATCGTCGCCGCGGTCGTCCTCGGCTTCGTGCTCAACGTGCTCTTCGACGCCCAGCTCGTGCTGCAGCCGCTCGCCGGCGGCGCGCCGTTCTCTCCCGACGCCTTCCGGGACGTCGCGGGACGGGCGCTCGGCAACACGCAGGCGGTCGCCTGGGGGCTGTACCGGGAGTACCTGCTCCCGTTCGAGATCGCGTCGGTCTTCCTGCTCGTCGCGATCGTCGGAGCGGTCGTCCTGGGTCGGCGCTCTGTCGAGAAGATGGACTGA
- a CDS encoding NADH-quinone oxidoreductase subunit I, whose protein sequence is MALKKWLDKIALLDLFDGLGVTGRHLVTKKTTIQYPEEKKEPSDRFRGMFRLDEERCIKCTLCAIECPINIIYIDWHNEKNEAGKSVKVLDRFDVDLKRCMFCQLCEEACPTVPKSIWLTTKTYELATYERNEALYLGIDKLTEWDENVKPFTITERGK, encoded by the coding sequence ATGGCCCTCAAGAAGTGGCTCGACAAGATCGCGCTCCTCGATCTCTTCGACGGTCTCGGCGTCACGGGACGGCACCTCGTCACGAAGAAGACGACGATCCAGTACCCCGAGGAGAAGAAGGAGCCTTCCGACCGTTTCCGCGGGATGTTCCGCCTCGACGAGGAGCGCTGCATCAAGTGCACGCTCTGCGCGATCGAATGCCCGATCAACATCATCTACATCGACTGGCACAACGAGAAGAACGAGGCGGGGAAGTCGGTCAAGGTGCTCGACCGGTTCGACGTGGACCTGAAGCGCTGCATGTTCTGCCAGCTCTGCGAAGAGGCGTGCCCGACCGTCCCGAAGTCGATCTGGCTGACGACGAAGACCTACGAGCTCGCGACGTACGAGAGGAACGAAGCGCTCTATCTCGGCATCGACAAGCTCACGGAGTGGGACGAGAACGTGAAGCCCTTCACGATCACGGAACGGGGGAAGTGA
- the nuoK gene encoding NADH-quinone oxidoreductase subunit NuoK — protein MNVTINDYLALSFLIFTIGFVGVLVRRNFLTVLMSIELMLNAVNLNLVAFSRRLSNLTGQIFSVFVITIAAGEAAIGLAIIISLYRQRKTLNVDEADTMEG, from the coding sequence ATGAACGTCACGATCAACGACTACCTCGCGCTCTCCTTCCTGATCTTCACGATCGGCTTCGTCGGCGTGCTCGTGCGACGGAACTTCCTGACGGTCCTCATGTCGATCGAGCTGATGTTGAACGCCGTGAACCTCAACCTGGTCGCGTTCTCGCGAAGGCTCAGCAACCTGACCGGGCAGATCTTCTCCGTCTTCGTCATCACGATCGCGGCGGGCGAGGCCGCCATCGGCCTCGCGATCATCATCTCCCTCTACCGGCAGCGCAAGACGTTGAACGTCGACGAAGCCGACACGATGGAGGGCTGA